Proteins encoded by one window of Paenibacillus sp. DCT19:
- a CDS encoding GGDEF domain-containing protein, with amino-acid sequence MSGIFTHIGDIAENIPVITSDTKCEAVYRLFRSNPNLEGVAIVGAEGMPSLLMRARFFQQIGTQYGYNLYMGRPVELVMNNGPLVVDYMEQITDVSIQAMNRSEEELYDLVLVTSKGALSGAISIRRLLLAVADVRAEMASFMNPLTGLPGNRIIDDRLCQSYLLERFSVLYLDLDYFKSYNDSYGFKMGDALIQATADLLRQYFTVPEAFLGHIGGDDFIVILNHHEFRKDCEEVIAGFEELKREFYNSQYLENNHVVGAGRSGLHGQIPLVSLSISVVTNRSKSFAHIDEVIHEATRIKKICKSTIGSIICDNEETVTSLNP; translated from the coding sequence GTGAGCGGTATATTTACACACATCGGTGATATCGCAGAAAATATTCCTGTTATTACGTCTGACACGAAATGTGAAGCTGTATATCGTCTTTTTAGATCTAATCCGAATCTGGAAGGTGTAGCAATTGTAGGAGCAGAAGGTATGCCGTCATTATTGATGCGGGCGCGTTTTTTTCAACAGATTGGCACGCAGTATGGGTATAACTTATATATGGGGCGTCCTGTAGAGCTTGTGATGAACAATGGCCCGCTCGTGGTTGATTATATGGAACAGATCACGGACGTTAGTATTCAGGCTATGAATCGCTCAGAGGAAGAACTGTATGACCTTGTGCTGGTTACATCCAAAGGAGCATTGAGTGGGGCGATAAGTATCCGTCGCTTGTTATTAGCTGTTGCTGATGTTAGAGCCGAGATGGCAAGCTTCATGAATCCGTTGACGGGTCTTCCGGGCAACCGAATTATTGATGATCGTTTATGCCAATCCTATCTGCTGGAGCGCTTTAGCGTGCTTTATCTCGATCTCGATTATTTTAAGTCATATAACGATAGTTATGGTTTTAAAATGGGGGACGCGCTTATCCAAGCAACCGCTGATTTGTTGCGTCAATATTTTACTGTGCCGGAGGCATTTTTAGGTCATATCGGCGGTGATGATTTTATTGTTATTTTGAATCACCATGAATTTCGTAAAGACTGCGAGGAAGTTATTGCAGGCTTTGAAGAGCTCAAAAGGGAGTTTTATAACAGCCAATATTTGGAAAATAATCACGTTGTAGGGGCAGGACGCTCTGGACTACACGGTCAGATTCCTCTCGTTTCTCTGTCTATATCGGTTGTTACGAATCGCTCCAAAAGCTTTGCTCACATTGATGAGGTCATTCATGAGGCGACACGGATTAAGAAAATTTGTAAATCGACGATAGGCAGCATTATTTGTGACAATGAAGAGACGGTGACAAGTCTTAATCCTTAG
- the spo0A gene encoding sporulation transcription factor Spo0A, whose product MQKIEVLLADDNREFTNLLAEYISEQEDMEVTGIAYNGEEVLQLLEQTRNVPDVLILDIIMPHLDGLGVLERLRNLNLSPQPKVIMLTAFGQENITQRAVQLGASYYILKPFDMEVLANRVRQLVGSQTTMSSNNSNSSSSMFMSKSNVVPMGKHKNLDASITSIIHEIGVPAHIKGYQYLREAITMVYNNIEILGAITKTLYPAIAEKFKTTPSRVERAIRHAIEVAWTRGNIDSISHLFGYTINISKSKPTNSEFIAMVADKLRIEHKVS is encoded by the coding sequence TTGCAAAAAATTGAGGTATTGCTGGCCGATGATAATCGTGAATTTACGAATTTGCTTGCCGAATATATATCCGAACAGGAAGATATGGAAGTAACCGGGATTGCTTACAACGGAGAAGAAGTTCTGCAATTGCTGGAACAGACTCGTAATGTGCCGGATGTATTGATTCTGGACATTATCATGCCTCACCTGGATGGTCTGGGTGTGCTTGAGCGTCTGCGTAATTTGAATCTGTCTCCACAGCCTAAGGTCATCATGTTAACTGCATTCGGGCAAGAGAATATCACACAGCGTGCCGTGCAACTCGGAGCTTCATATTACATTCTGAAACCATTTGACATGGAAGTTCTCGCGAATCGTGTGCGTCAGCTTGTTGGTTCACAAACAACGATGTCATCGAATAATAGCAACAGCAGCTCATCCATGTTCATGAGTAAGTCTAACGTGGTGCCTATGGGCAAACACAAAAATTTGGATGCGAGCATTACTTCGATCATACATGAAATCGGCGTTCCTGCGCATATTAAAGGATATCAGTATTTGCGTGAAGCCATCACAATGGTGTACAACAACATCGAAATTTTGGGTGCAATCACCAAAACGTTGTATCCAGCTATTGCCGAAAAATTCAAAACCACGCCGTCCCGCGTCGAACGTGCCATTCGCCACGCCATTGAAGTGGCATGGACTCGCGGTAATATCGACAGCATCAGCCACCTGTTTGGCTACACCATCAACATCAGCAAGTCGAAACCGACGAACTCCGAGTTCATCGCAATGGTTGCTGACAAGCTGAGAATTGAGCATAAGGTGTCTTGA
- the spoIVB gene encoding SpoIVB peptidase, with protein MEFPLRKKLLGLLFAFFLCLISQAIQPVQSYASLPDEVQVFAGRQAEVRLAVPATSSAVVDRPDIVGLDGQEQAVNVTKQEPLHLHPQQTGQAKLTLKLWGKIPVKTVNVNVIPDLRVVPGGQTIGVKVKSAGILVVGHHLIRAGQDQRVSPGEDAGIKLGDLITHMDGKRLDGVGGVAEAVERAGKSKKGIDVVLKRGEETVKTRLTPAYDAEDQTWRLGLYIRDSAAGVGTLTFYAPDQGVYGALGHVITDMNTQTSIVVGSGQIVQSNVTSISKSESGDPGEKRAHFLKESKILGNIERNTAFGIFGKMSNNPDHSLYSKGIPVAFSREVKEGPAEILTVVEGQQVERYSIDIVHVADQSEPATKGLVLRITDPKLIEKTGGIVQGMSGSPIVQNGKLIGAVTHVFVNDPKSGYGCFIEWMLQDAGVMLKKETSKNLKAG; from the coding sequence ATTGAATTCCCCCTCAGGAAGAAATTGCTAGGTCTTTTATTTGCCTTCTTTCTCTGTTTAATTAGCCAGGCGATTCAGCCTGTGCAAAGTTATGCCTCTTTGCCTGACGAAGTTCAGGTATTTGCAGGTAGGCAAGCAGAGGTTCGTCTTGCTGTGCCTGCTACTTCAAGTGCAGTTGTGGATCGACCGGATATCGTTGGTCTAGATGGACAAGAACAAGCCGTAAACGTAACTAAGCAGGAGCCGCTTCACCTTCACCCACAGCAAACAGGTCAAGCGAAATTAACCTTGAAATTGTGGGGCAAAATACCGGTAAAGACGGTTAACGTAAATGTTATTCCAGATTTGCGTGTTGTACCCGGGGGTCAAACCATTGGCGTCAAAGTAAAATCTGCAGGCATTCTGGTGGTCGGTCATCACTTAATTCGTGCTGGACAAGATCAACGTGTATCGCCTGGAGAAGATGCAGGAATTAAGCTTGGTGATCTCATTACCCATATGGATGGTAAACGTCTAGATGGTGTAGGCGGTGTAGCTGAGGCAGTCGAGCGAGCAGGTAAAAGTAAAAAAGGGATTGATGTGGTTCTTAAGCGGGGCGAGGAAACAGTCAAAACCCGTTTAACACCTGCCTATGATGCAGAGGATCAGACGTGGAGATTGGGATTATACATTCGTGACTCTGCTGCTGGAGTTGGCACACTGACCTTTTATGCACCTGACCAAGGCGTGTACGGGGCACTGGGACATGTGATCACCGATATGAATACTCAAACATCCATCGTTGTAGGTAGTGGTCAGATTGTACAGTCCAATGTGACGTCTATTTCCAAAAGCGAATCTGGCGATCCAGGTGAGAAGCGAGCACATTTCCTGAAGGAAAGTAAAATTTTGGGCAATATTGAGCGTAATACGGCATTTGGTATTTTCGGTAAAATGTCTAACAATCCTGATCACAGCTTATATTCGAAGGGAATTCCAGTAGCCTTTTCTCGTGAGGTGAAAGAAGGGCCTGCTGAAATTCTGACTGTCGTTGAGGGTCAACAGGTTGAACGGTACTCCATTGATATTGTGCATGTGGCGGATCAGTCGGAACCAGCTACGAAAGGGCTCGTCTTGCGAATCACCGATCCAAAGTTAATTGAGAAAACCGGTGGTATTGTTCAAGGGATGAGTGGGAGTCCAATTGTGCAAAATGGCAAGCTAATCGGCGCTGTAACGCATGTATTCGTTAATGATCCTAAATCGGGTTATGGGTGCTTTATTGAATGGATGTTGCAAGATGCAGGAGTCATGCTCAAAAAGGAAACATCTAAAAATCTTAAGGCAGGTTAA
- the recN gene encoding DNA repair protein RecN: MLVTLSIRNLAVVEEVDVVFHAGFHVLSGETGAGKSIIIDALGLIAGGRSSADLIRYGCEKAEMEALFEMEQGHPVWDTLEKLGIHCEPEEHLVIRRELNTQGKSTSRINGQLVNLTMLREVGEKLINIHGQHEHQSLLRPESHLGLLDTYGATVIGPVKSEYQARYSQFIAAEKELRALQESSQRAYQLLDMYRFQLEEIAAASLISGEDELLGEERVKLSHSEKMMDSVAGAYDLLSGQRGLEAVSIALSRIEDISGYDSKGLQPIVEQLQSAFYQLEDATFQLRDYREKIEFNPGRLEEVEQRLNLISGLRRKYGDSVELILNYYEQISHETDQLENKDERLEKLRNQRDKLLVLVMESAEELSRVRKQCAEDLAAQVESELKDLQMERTTLRVQITPFEDPKGIEWNGRRIRLTRQGADNAEFLISPNPGEPLRPLGKIASGGELSRMMLAMKSIFARHDRIPVLIFDEVDTGVSGRAAQSIAEKLFRLSSTCQVFSITHLPQVACMADHQYLIEKHVVDGRTMTQVESLSNEGRVKELARMLGGVEITEKTLHHAQEMLNLAEAKKGGNERLA; the protein is encoded by the coding sequence ATGTTAGTGACATTATCGATTCGCAATTTGGCTGTTGTTGAAGAAGTGGACGTAGTATTCCATGCTGGCTTCCATGTACTTTCAGGGGAAACCGGTGCAGGTAAATCAATTATCATTGATGCCCTTGGTTTAATTGCAGGTGGGCGTAGTTCTGCTGATCTTATCCGTTATGGCTGTGAGAAGGCAGAGATGGAGGCTCTATTTGAAATGGAGCAAGGACATCCGGTATGGGATACGCTGGAGAAGCTAGGCATTCACTGTGAACCTGAAGAGCATTTGGTCATTCGGCGGGAATTGAATACCCAAGGTAAAAGCACCTCTCGAATTAACGGCCAATTGGTGAATTTAACGATGCTTCGTGAGGTTGGCGAGAAGTTAATCAATATTCATGGTCAGCATGAACATCAGAGTTTGCTTCGTCCAGAGAGCCATCTGGGGCTGCTGGATACGTATGGAGCGACGGTCATTGGACCTGTTAAATCCGAATACCAGGCGCGTTACAGCCAGTTTATTGCTGCGGAGAAGGAGCTGCGTGCTCTTCAGGAGTCCAGTCAGCGAGCATATCAGTTGCTGGACATGTATCGTTTTCAACTTGAAGAGATTGCAGCAGCCAGTCTTATAAGCGGAGAAGATGAATTACTCGGAGAAGAACGGGTCAAACTATCCCATAGTGAGAAAATGATGGACAGTGTTGCAGGTGCATATGATCTGCTAAGTGGGCAACGTGGCTTAGAAGCCGTAAGTATCGCTCTTTCACGAATTGAAGATATTTCTGGTTATGACAGCAAAGGCCTACAGCCAATTGTGGAGCAGCTGCAATCAGCCTTTTATCAATTGGAGGATGCAACGTTCCAACTACGGGATTATCGCGAGAAAATTGAGTTTAATCCAGGTAGGCTGGAAGAAGTCGAGCAGCGATTGAATTTAATCTCTGGGCTTCGACGTAAATATGGAGACAGTGTTGAACTTATTTTGAATTATTACGAACAGATTAGCCACGAGACCGATCAACTTGAAAATAAAGATGAACGCTTAGAGAAGCTCCGTAACCAGCGCGATAAGCTGCTTGTTCTGGTCATGGAATCGGCTGAGGAATTAAGCCGGGTGCGGAAACAATGTGCGGAAGACCTCGCTGCACAGGTGGAAAGTGAATTGAAGGATCTGCAGATGGAGCGTACAACGCTACGTGTGCAAATTACTCCTTTTGAAGATCCCAAAGGTATCGAGTGGAATGGGCGACGTATCCGGTTGACCCGTCAAGGCGCGGATAATGCTGAATTCTTAATCTCTCCGAACCCTGGGGAGCCACTTCGTCCTCTTGGCAAAATCGCTTCAGGCGGTGAATTGTCGAGAATGATGCTGGCGATGAAGAGTATTTTTGCACGTCATGATCGCATTCCTGTACTGATCTTTGACGAGGTGGACACAGGTGTGAGCGGTAGAGCCGCTCAATCCATCGCTGAGAAGTTATTCAGACTGTCCTCTACCTGTCAGGTGTTCTCCATTACACACTTGCCACAAGTGGCTTGTATGGCCGATCATCAGTATCTGATTGAGAAGCACGTTGTGGATGGACGTACCATGACGCAAGTGGAATCGCTGTCAAACGAGGGAAGAGTGAAGGAATTGGCACGTATGCTGGGCGGCGTGGAAATTACAGAAAAGACGCTGCATCACGCACAGGAAATGCTGAATTTGGCGGAAGCCAAAAAAGGGGGAAACGAGCGGCTGGCGTAA
- the argR gene encoding transcriptional regulator ArgR produces MKGQRHIKIREIISQNEIETQDDLVEALRQSGFQVTQATVSRDIKELLLIKIPMDDGRYKYSLPTDQRYNPIQKLKRALVDNFLHIDHTNNLVVMKCLPGTANSIAALLDNIEWTEVMGTICGDDTILIICRTEDNSVTVIERIMGYIS; encoded by the coding sequence ATGAAAGGACAACGACACATTAAGATACGTGAAATTATAAGTCAGAATGAAATTGAGACCCAGGATGATCTCGTTGAAGCATTGCGACAATCTGGTTTTCAAGTGACTCAAGCCACGGTATCCAGGGACATTAAAGAATTGTTATTAATTAAAATCCCTATGGATGATGGGCGCTATAAATATTCTCTTCCAACAGATCAAAGGTACAATCCGATCCAAAAGCTGAAACGCGCATTAGTGGACAATTTTCTACACATTGATCATACGAACAATCTGGTTGTTATGAAGTGTTTGCCAGGAACGGCGAACTCCATTGCGGCGTTGCTGGACAATATCGAGTGGACGGAAGTGATGGGCACGATCTGCGGAGACGATACGATCCTGATTATCTGCCGTACTGAAGATAACAGCGTTACAGTGATTGAACGCATTATGGGTTATATTTCCTAG
- a CDS encoding TlyA family RNA methyltransferase, which produces MSLPKERIDVLLVEQGYYESREKAKAAIMAGLVYANNERIEKAGMKIPREAELKVKGSVHPYVGRGGLKLEKAIRHFNLDMNERVMLDIGSSTGGFTDCALQHGASHVYAIDVGYNQLDWSLRNDERVTVMERTNFRYVTPEDLTGPVPNFASIDVSFISLRIILPPLIALLHQPADIVALIKPQFEAGREKVGKSGVVRDTGVHKEVLETMLRYANELGLKLKDLTFSPITGGEGNIEFLAHWRLEEPDATQPENNVADLDALAQQVATQAAHTFKGNSS; this is translated from the coding sequence ATGTCACTCCCGAAAGAACGAATTGATGTTCTGCTGGTCGAGCAAGGTTATTATGAGAGCCGTGAAAAAGCAAAAGCGGCCATTATGGCTGGACTAGTGTATGCCAATAATGAACGAATTGAAAAGGCTGGGATGAAGATTCCACGGGAAGCAGAATTGAAGGTTAAAGGTTCTGTTCACCCCTATGTGGGTCGAGGCGGCTTAAAGCTGGAAAAGGCAATCCGTCATTTCAATCTCGATATGAACGAACGGGTTATGCTGGATATTGGTTCGTCTACCGGTGGTTTTACGGACTGTGCATTGCAGCATGGCGCTTCCCATGTTTACGCTATTGATGTCGGATACAATCAGTTGGATTGGTCTTTGCGCAACGATGAGCGGGTTACGGTCATGGAACGAACCAATTTCCGTTACGTTACACCGGAAGATCTGACGGGGCCAGTACCGAACTTTGCGAGTATTGATGTCTCTTTCATCTCACTCCGCATTATTTTACCGCCACTAATCGCTCTACTTCATCAGCCTGCGGATATCGTAGCTCTGATTAAACCACAGTTCGAGGCTGGACGTGAGAAAGTAGGCAAGTCAGGTGTTGTTCGGGATACTGGGGTGCATAAGGAAGTGCTGGAAACGATGCTTCGTTATGCGAATGAACTCGGATTGAAGCTGAAGGATCTGACCTTCTCACCGATTACTGGTGGAGAAGGCAACATTGAATTCCTTGCACATTGGCGACTGGAAGAACCAGACGCAACACAACCAGAGAACAATGTGGCTGACCTAGATGCACTGGCACAACAGGTTGCAACACAAGCTGCGCATACATTTAAGGGAAACTCATCATAA
- the dxs gene encoding 1-deoxy-D-xylulose-5-phosphate synthase, which translates to MLLPQIKQPSDLKSMSQDDLVLLSAEIRQFLIEKLSATGGHLAPNLGVVELTVALHYCYNSPVDKMIFDVGHQAYVHKVLTGRMDRFDTLRQHNGLCGFVKRNESEHDVWEAGHSSTSLSAAMGMALARDLKGEDNKVIPIIGDGALTGGMAFEALNHIGHEQKKMMVILNDNEMSIAPNVGAMHKYLSKIRSDRHYLKAKDDVEGMLKRIPAIGDKLAKSASWIKDSVKYMMVPGVLFEELGFKYLGPIDGHDIPKLIEAFKQADNVEGPVLVHVLTTKGKGYQPAEADSHKWHGISPYKIESGQVLKAVGKPMYTEIFGQTLVELAKEDKRIVAVTPAMPTGSGLIPFSKEFPDRMIDVGIAEQHAATMSAALAMEGLKPIFAVYSTFMQRAYDQIVHDICRHNANVIFAIDRAGFVGPDGETHQGVYDVAFMRHIPNIVLMMPKDENELRHMMKTAIEYNDGPIAYRYPRNNVVGVPLDEQLVPIPIGTWEQIRPAEGYAIIASGSMLQIAEEAAESVKREGIAAGVINARFIKPLDEQMLRELAVRGTKIIVLEEVSQAGSMGSAVLEFYAEQGLHDVQVHLMGIPDRFIEHGSINEQRAEVGLTVENVSSELRSMVAQSSYNMTRTKFPS; encoded by the coding sequence GTGCTGCTTCCACAAATTAAACAACCCAGCGATCTGAAGTCGATGTCTCAAGATGACCTTGTTTTATTGTCGGCGGAGATCCGGCAGTTTCTCATTGAGAAATTGTCCGCTACAGGGGGGCATCTTGCACCCAACTTAGGAGTGGTTGAGCTCACGGTTGCCCTGCATTACTGTTATAACAGTCCGGTAGATAAAATGATCTTTGATGTTGGGCATCAGGCATATGTACACAAAGTCCTTACAGGTCGTATGGATCGATTCGATACTTTACGTCAACACAATGGTTTGTGCGGATTCGTTAAACGTAATGAGAGTGAACACGATGTATGGGAAGCCGGTCATAGCAGCACTTCGTTGTCTGCAGCGATGGGTATGGCACTTGCTCGTGATCTTAAAGGTGAAGACAATAAAGTTATACCGATTATCGGTGATGGAGCGCTTACGGGCGGTATGGCCTTTGAAGCACTCAATCATATTGGCCATGAGCAGAAGAAAATGATGGTCATCCTCAATGATAATGAAATGTCCATTGCTCCAAACGTCGGAGCGATGCATAAATATTTAAGTAAAATCCGTTCGGATCGTCACTATCTGAAAGCCAAAGACGATGTGGAGGGAATGCTGAAAAGGATTCCTGCCATTGGTGACAAATTGGCTAAATCAGCGAGTTGGATCAAAGACAGCGTGAAATACATGATGGTTCCAGGCGTTCTTTTTGAAGAGCTGGGATTCAAGTATTTGGGTCCGATTGACGGTCATGATATTCCTAAACTGATCGAAGCGTTCAAACAGGCAGATAACGTTGAAGGTCCTGTGTTAGTTCACGTCCTTACAACCAAAGGTAAAGGTTATCAGCCAGCAGAAGCCGATTCGCATAAGTGGCATGGAATCTCACCGTACAAGATCGAATCTGGTCAAGTTCTAAAGGCTGTTGGAAAACCGATGTATACCGAAATATTTGGTCAAACGTTAGTTGAACTGGCCAAGGAAGATAAGCGTATTGTAGCGGTGACACCAGCGATGCCTACGGGCTCGGGTCTTATTCCATTCAGTAAGGAATTCCCGGATCGGATGATTGATGTTGGTATTGCAGAGCAACATGCGGCAACGATGTCCGCAGCACTTGCTATGGAAGGATTAAAACCGATCTTTGCGGTATACTCCACCTTCATGCAGCGTGCATACGACCAGATTGTGCATGATATTTGCCGTCATAACGCTAATGTCATCTTTGCTATCGACCGTGCTGGATTCGTAGGGCCAGATGGTGAAACGCATCAAGGTGTGTATGATGTGGCATTCATGCGTCATATTCCGAACATCGTATTGATGATGCCAAAAGATGAAAATGAACTGCGCCATATGATGAAGACGGCGATTGAGTATAATGATGGACCTATCGCTTATCGTTATCCACGGAATAATGTCGTTGGTGTGCCGCTTGACGAGCAACTTGTGCCGATTCCAATTGGTACATGGGAGCAGATCAGACCAGCGGAAGGGTACGCAATAATTGCATCAGGCTCCATGCTGCAGATTGCGGAGGAAGCTGCTGAGTCAGTGAAGAGAGAAGGCATTGCGGCTGGCGTAATTAATGCTCGATTCATCAAACCACTAGATGAGCAAATGCTGCGTGAACTGGCTGTACGAGGCACTAAAATTATTGTGCTCGAAGAGGTCTCTCAGGCGGGAAGCATGGGTAGTGCTGTGCTGGAGTTCTATGCAGAACAAGGATTACACGATGTTCAAGTTCATTTAATGGGTATTCCTGATCGATTTATCGAGCATGGTAGCATTAACGAGCAACGGGCAGAAGTTGGCCTTACTGTGGAAAATGTAAGCTCTGAACTGCGTTCGATGGTAGCACAGTCATCGTATAACATGACGCGAACCAAATTTCCATCATAA
- a CDS encoding polyprenyl synthetase family protein yields the protein MNNRPVFELYLQEITEQITNELKEILPAEWDVPQSLRDAMQYSLMAGGKRLRPLLVVAAAEAFGAERQAALPVACAVEMVHTYSLIHDDLPAMDNDDYRRGKLTNHKVFGEATAILAGDALLTHAFYSIVQAGRKSGVPAESLLSIVEDLSELAGARGMVGGQVADMEGEQGLTNLEQLQYIHLHKTGDLMVFSLIAGARIGGATQGQLEALRVFGRDLGLAFQIQDDILDLTGDEQKMGKKTQSDVNQQKVTYPFFIGLEQSQEQVRELTQSAKDALDRADLTDSSRLMEIADYLMRRDH from the coding sequence ATGAATAATCGTCCTGTATTTGAATTGTATCTTCAGGAGATCACAGAGCAGATCACCAACGAATTGAAGGAAATCCTTCCTGCTGAATGGGACGTACCACAGTCTCTGCGTGATGCGATGCAGTATTCATTAATGGCCGGAGGCAAACGTCTTCGACCGCTGCTGGTCGTCGCTGCGGCGGAAGCTTTCGGTGCGGAGCGTCAAGCTGCGCTTCCGGTAGCCTGCGCCGTAGAGATGGTTCATACGTACTCCTTGATCCACGATGACCTACCTGCTATGGATAATGATGACTATCGCAGGGGAAAATTAACGAATCATAAGGTATTTGGGGAAGCAACAGCAATTCTCGCAGGTGATGCATTGCTAACACATGCTTTCTACAGTATCGTTCAAGCAGGGCGTAAGAGCGGGGTTCCTGCGGAGTCACTGCTCTCCATCGTTGAAGATCTGTCTGAATTGGCCGGTGCTCGAGGTATGGTTGGCGGACAGGTAGCTGATATGGAAGGCGAGCAAGGGTTGACGAACCTTGAACAGCTACAATACATCCATCTGCACAAAACAGGGGATCTAATGGTGTTCTCCCTTATTGCAGGTGCACGGATTGGCGGAGCAACACAAGGACAACTGGAGGCACTACGAGTTTTCGGTAGAGATTTGGGGCTTGCTTTTCAGATTCAGGACGACATTCTTGACCTCACTGGGGATGAACAGAAGATGGGCAAAAAAACGCAAAGTGACGTGAACCAACAAAAGGTCACTTATCCTTTCTTTATTGGTTTGGAACAATCGCAAGAGCAGGTTAGAGAGCTGACTCAATCGGCTAAAGATGCACTCGACAGAGCAGACCTTACTGATTCCTCCAGACTGATGGAAATTGCAGATTACTTAATGCGTAGAGACCATTAA